Proteins encoded by one window of Flavobacterium sp. N502540:
- the tnpA gene encoding IS200/IS605 family transposase: MANTYHQVYIQAVFAVKYREALINSEWKSKLLSILGLLINETGCKTIIVNGTENHVHCFLGLKPNVSISELMKTIKAKSSKYINDHKLTKSRFEWQEGYGVFSYSQSHVDAVYKYIQNQEEHHKKQSFKEEYFTFLERFQVSYDEKYLFNNLI; this comes from the coding sequence ATGGCAAACACCTATCATCAAGTTTATATACAGGCCGTTTTTGCTGTCAAATACAGAGAAGCACTTATTAATAGCGAATGGAAATCAAAATTATTAAGCATTCTTGGTCTTCTGATAAACGAAACGGGATGCAAAACCATAATTGTAAATGGTACCGAAAATCACGTTCATTGCTTTCTGGGTTTAAAACCAAATGTTTCTATTTCTGAACTAATGAAAACCATAAAAGCAAAATCATCGAAATATATCAATGACCATAAGCTGACAAAATCCAGATTCGAATGGCAGGAAGGTTACGGTGTTTTCTCATACAGCCAATCACATGTTGATGCGGTGTATAAATACATTCAAAATCAGGAAGAACACCACAAAAAGCAATCTTTCAAAGAAGAGTATTTTACATTTTTAGAGAGATTTCAGGTTTCTTACGATGAAAAATATCTATTTAATAATCTTATATGA
- a CDS encoding fumarate hydratase, giving the protein MIDFIYQDPYPILKDDTQYRKITSDFVKVEQFGQREVLTVDPKGLELLAEEALTDVSFMLRTTHLQKLRNILDDPEATDNDRFVAYNLLQNASVAAEGQLPSCQDTGTAIVMAKKGESIFTGVDDAEWLSRGIFNTYQKRNLRYSQIVPISMFEEKNSGSNLPAQIDIYAKKGTSYEFLFMAKGGGSANKTYLYQQTKSLLNDKSMDAFIRTKIKDLGTSACPPYHLALVIGGTSAEANLSAVKKASAGYYDNLPTSGNMAGQAFRDLEWEERVQKICQESEIGAQFGGKYFTHDVRVIRLPRHAASCPVGLGVSCSADRNIKGKITKDGIFVEQLEVNPKQFLPETAPHLEAPVEIDLDQPMADILAKLSQYPIKTRLKLNGTVIVARDIAHAKIMELLEAGKPMPEYFKNHPVYYAGPAKTPEGMASGSFGPTTAGRMDVYVDEFQKHGGSMVMLAKGNRTKQVTDACKKYGGFYLGSIGGPAAILAQDNILKVEVVDFEELGMEAVRKITVKDFPAFIITDDKGNDFFENL; this is encoded by the coding sequence ATGATTGATTTTATATACCAGGACCCTTATCCTATTTTGAAGGATGATACGCAATACCGCAAAATCACCTCTGATTTTGTAAAAGTAGAGCAATTTGGACAACGTGAAGTTTTGACCGTTGACCCAAAAGGATTAGAATTATTGGCGGAAGAAGCCCTTACAGATGTTTCGTTCATGTTACGAACGACCCATTTACAAAAATTAAGAAACATTCTTGACGATCCTGAAGCTACAGATAACGATCGTTTTGTAGCTTATAACTTATTACAAAATGCATCCGTTGCTGCCGAAGGTCAATTGCCTAGCTGTCAGGATACCGGAACGGCTATTGTAATGGCAAAAAAAGGAGAAAGCATTTTTACAGGTGTTGATGATGCTGAATGGTTAAGCAGAGGAATTTTCAATACGTATCAAAAGCGCAACCTTCGTTATTCTCAAATTGTTCCGATTTCGATGTTTGAAGAGAAAAATTCAGGATCAAATCTTCCGGCACAAATTGATATCTATGCCAAAAAAGGAACTTCATACGAGTTTTTATTCATGGCAAAAGGTGGTGGATCTGCTAATAAAACCTACTTGTACCAACAAACAAAATCTTTATTAAATGATAAATCTATGGATGCTTTCATCCGTACGAAAATCAAAGATTTGGGAACATCGGCTTGTCCTCCGTATCACCTGGCTTTAGTAATTGGAGGAACTTCTGCGGAAGCGAATCTAAGTGCTGTAAAAAAAGCATCTGCGGGTTATTATGACAACCTTCCAACTTCAGGAAATATGGCCGGTCAGGCATTTCGTGATTTAGAATGGGAAGAGCGTGTTCAGAAAATCTGTCAGGAGAGTGAGATTGGTGCTCAGTTTGGTGGAAAATATTTCACGCATGACGTTCGTGTAATTCGTTTGCCTCGTCACGCAGCTTCTTGTCCGGTTGGATTGGGAGTTTCTTGTTCAGCTGACAGAAATATTAAAGGGAAGATTACCAAAGACGGAATCTTCGTGGAGCAATTGGAAGTAAATCCAAAGCAATTTTTACCAGAAACAGCTCCGCACTTAGAGGCGCCTGTTGAAATTGATTTAGATCAGCCGATGGCCGATATTCTGGCCAAATTATCACAATATCCAATTAAAACCCGTTTAAAACTTAACGGAACTGTAATTGTAGCCCGTGATATAGCACATGCCAAAATCATGGAATTATTGGAAGCCGGTAAACCGATGCCGGAATACTTTAAAAATCACCCTGTTTATTATGCCGGGCCTGCAAAAACACCGGAAGGAATGGCTTCAGGAAGTTTTGGACCGACAACTGCGGGACGTATGGACGTTTATGTAGATGAGTTTCAAAAACATGGAGGCAGTATGGTCATGCTGGCCAAAGGAAACCGTACCAAACAGGTAACAGATGCCTGTAAAAAATATGGCGGATTCTATTTAGGTTCTATTGGAGGTCCTGCCGCTATTTTAGCACAAGACAACATCCTAAAGGTTGAAGTCGTAGATTTCGAAGAATTAGGAATGGAAGCGGTTCGTAAAATTACCGTTAAAGATTTCCCGGCTTTTATTATTACGGATGATAAAGGAAATGATTTTTTTGAAAATCTGTAG
- a CDS encoding PAS domain-containing protein has product MKTNKFEEVSHRNSVPIMAWDFHCEHLKELKAILTDVKKVNKISSQFIWDAKNLEIEERIKNEVVLVTDLDLKIVFASNGIRKMTGYKEEEVLGKTPKMFQGPATSKVVLKEIKEAIQQRIPFEKTIENYRKDGRTYKCKINARPVFNLKGQLSHFIAFEREELG; this is encoded by the coding sequence ATGAAAACGAATAAATTTGAAGAAGTTTCTCATCGTAATTCAGTCCCTATTATGGCTTGGGATTTTCATTGTGAGCATTTAAAAGAATTAAAAGCAATTCTTACTGATGTAAAGAAAGTGAATAAAATTTCGAGTCAGTTTATCTGGGACGCCAAAAATCTGGAAATTGAAGAACGAATAAAAAATGAAGTTGTCCTGGTTACCGATTTGGATTTGAAGATCGTTTTTGCTTCAAATGGAATCAGAAAAATGACAGGTTATAAGGAAGAAGAAGTTTTGGGTAAAACTCCGAAAATGTTTCAGGGACCGGCTACTTCAAAAGTTGTGCTTAAAGAAATAAAAGAAGCCATTCAGCAACGAATTCCTTTTGAAAAAACAATTGAAAACTACAGAAAAGATGGCAGAACCTATAAATGTAAAATCAATGCACGTCCTGTTTTTAATTTAAAAGGACAGTTGTCTCATTTTATTGCTTTCGAAAGGGAAGAATTGGGTTAA
- the dinB gene encoding DNA polymerase IV, protein MSETPTYRKIIHIDMDAFYASVEQMDNPALRGKPVAVGGSENRGVVSAASYEARKFGVRSAISGVLAKKYCPEIIFVRPRFDRYKEISNKIHKIFHDYTDLVEPLSLDEAYLDVTQNKKGNPSASLLAQEIRLRILNEVGLTASAGISINKFVAKIASDVNKPNGQKTVNPDEVLSFLEELPIRKFYGVGKVTTEKMYQLGIFTGADLKSKDVAFLEKHFGKSGAFYYNVVRGIHNSEVKASRVTKSVAAEHTFDVNLSSEIFMLEQLEKIAASLEKRLKKYNISGKTVTLKIKYSDFTQQTRSKTLPYFISDKSLILETVEELLYQERMKDSVRLLGISLNNLNTEEKKAVVVQLKFSF, encoded by the coding sequence ATGTCCGAAACCCCAACATATCGAAAAATCATTCATATTGATATGGATGCTTTTTATGCTTCGGTAGAGCAGATGGATAATCCCGCTTTGCGCGGAAAACCTGTTGCTGTTGGTGGATCAGAGAATAGAGGCGTAGTCTCGGCTGCAAGTTACGAAGCACGAAAATTTGGTGTACGAAGTGCCATAAGTGGTGTTCTGGCCAAAAAATATTGTCCGGAAATTATTTTCGTTCGTCCGCGATTTGACCGTTACAAAGAGATCTCGAATAAAATTCATAAAATATTTCATGACTATACAGATCTGGTTGAGCCTCTTTCGCTGGACGAAGCTTATCTTGATGTGACACAAAACAAGAAAGGCAACCCAAGCGCAAGTTTGCTTGCACAGGAAATCAGACTCCGAATTCTAAATGAAGTGGGACTCACGGCTTCTGCGGGGATTTCGATTAATAAGTTTGTAGCGAAAATTGCATCGGATGTTAACAAACCAAATGGACAGAAAACCGTTAATCCGGATGAGGTTTTAAGTTTTTTGGAAGAACTGCCCATTCGGAAGTTTTACGGTGTTGGAAAAGTGACCACCGAAAAAATGTACCAATTGGGAATCTTTACAGGAGCAGATCTTAAGAGCAAAGACGTAGCGTTTTTGGAGAAACATTTCGGAAAATCGGGGGCTTTTTATTACAATGTTGTTCGCGGAATTCATAATAGTGAAGTAAAAGCATCTCGTGTAACGAAATCAGTTGCGGCAGAGCACACCTTCGATGTCAACTTATCCTCTGAAATTTTTATGCTCGAACAGCTTGAAAAGATTGCAGCATCTTTAGAAAAACGATTAAAAAAGTATAACATCTCAGGTAAGACCGTGACACTTAAAATCAAATACAGCGATTTTACGCAACAAACGCGTAGTAAGACATTGCCATACTTTATTTCCGATAAAAGTTTGATTTTAGAGACCGTAGAGGAGCTTCTGTATCAGGAACGAATGAAAGATTCAGTTCGATTGCTTGGCATTTCGCTAAACAATCTAAATACAGAAGAAAAAAAGGCAGTAGTAGTCCAGCTTAAATTTTCCTTCTAA
- a CDS encoding metallophosphoesterase family protein: MRTFVIGDIHGGLLALEQVMKKAKVTTQDTLIFLGDYVDGWSQSPQVIEYLINLKSKQNCICIRGNHDELLLSWFKSKTEEVDETLWFKHGGEATVLAYEKLSAEEKQTHIAFLESLEDYYLDDQNRLFVHAGFTNLNGIKYEYFPKLFYWDRTLWETALSLDPNLKIGDALYPKRFTLYKEIYIGHTPVTRIGETTPVQKANIWNVDTGAAFKGPLTILDVDTKEFWQSEPLNELYSSEKGRN; this comes from the coding sequence ATGCGAACATTTGTTATAGGCGACATACACGGCGGATTACTCGCGCTTGAACAAGTGATGAAAAAAGCCAAAGTTACCACACAAGATACTCTTATTTTTTTAGGCGATTATGTTGACGGATGGAGCCAATCTCCACAAGTAATTGAATATTTAATAAACTTAAAGAGCAAACAGAACTGTATTTGCATCAGAGGAAATCACGATGAACTACTTTTGTCCTGGTTTAAAAGCAAAACCGAAGAAGTTGATGAAACTTTATGGTTCAAACATGGTGGCGAAGCAACTGTTCTGGCTTACGAAAAACTGAGTGCGGAAGAAAAACAGACACATATCGCTTTCCTCGAATCATTGGAAGATTATTACCTTGACGATCAAAACCGATTATTTGTTCACGCAGGTTTTACCAATCTGAATGGCATCAAATACGAATATTTTCCAAAATTATTCTATTGGGACAGGACGCTTTGGGAGACGGCTCTTTCGCTAGATCCTAATTTAAAAATCGGTGATGCACTTTATCCTAAGCGTTTTACGCTGTATAAAGAAATCTATATCGGACATACTCCCGTGACCCGAATTGGCGAAACAACACCTGTACAAAAAGCAAACATATGGAACGTCGATACCGGCGCTGCTTTTAAAGGCCCGCTGACTATTCTAGATGTTGACACTAAAGAATTCTGGCAGAGCGAACCGTTAAATGAATTGTATTCTTCTGAAAAAGGCAGGAATTAA
- a CDS encoding DUF6646 family protein, with protein sequence MKKVITLLFLVSFGFTQAQEAFKGKGDIRVNVGANIQDGGSGIQGSVDFGLGENFSFGFVANYLLGVDNFNGFYHNNPTPYTDLKPDFSDRFDAKARINANLSSVIGVKQLDVYPGLSLGLRNFGGHVGGRYFFTDGFGVFTEIGFPIAKYGNNNDVFGHLNNQTTFSLGASFNLQ encoded by the coding sequence ATGAAAAAGGTAATTACACTTTTGTTTTTAGTGTCATTTGGATTCACACAAGCACAAGAGGCTTTTAAAGGAAAAGGAGATATTAGAGTGAATGTTGGTGCTAACATACAAGATGGTGGTTCCGGAATTCAGGGTTCGGTAGATTTTGGCCTTGGAGAAAATTTCTCTTTTGGATTTGTCGCCAATTATTTATTAGGAGTAGACAACTTTAATGGTTTCTATCATAACAATCCAACGCCATACACGGATTTAAAACCTGACTTTAGTGATCGTTTTGATGCCAAAGCAAGAATTAATGCTAACCTAAGCAGTGTTATTGGGGTTAAACAATTGGATGTTTACCCTGGTTTAAGTTTAGGATTGCGCAACTTTGGAGGTCATGTTGGCGGACGTTATTTCTTTACGGACGGATTTGGTGTTTTCACAGAGATTGGATTTCCAATTGCAAAATATGGAAACAACAACGATGTATTTGGTCATTTAAACAATCAGACAACTTTCAGTTTAGGAGCCTCATTCAATTTACAATAA
- a CDS encoding S-adenosyl-l-methionine hydroxide adenosyltransferase family protein has product MMKLYVLLFLYAISFSSFSQNNVLVFQSDFGLKDGAVSAMKGVAMGVSTDLKIFDLTHEIPAFNIWEAAYRLSQTAQYYPAGTVFVSVCDPGVGTARHSVVLRTKSEHYFVTPDNGTLTLIAEQLGIQEIREIDEVKNRRQNSNESYTFHGRDVYAFTGARLASKTIAFEEVGPKLPNEVVKIDYQKPVLENGVIKGGIPVLDIQYGNVWTNIDKKTAENLGLKAGDAVRVKVFNGAKKVYEGKLKLVNTFGEAAIGTDVCYFNSLLNFSLAVNQGNFSEKYKVYSGAHWSILLSR; this is encoded by the coding sequence ATGATGAAATTGTACGTATTGCTTTTTTTGTATGCCATTAGTTTTAGTAGTTTTTCTCAGAACAACGTGCTGGTTTTTCAATCTGATTTTGGGTTGAAAGATGGAGCGGTATCAGCAATGAAAGGAGTTGCAATGGGAGTTTCAACAGACTTGAAAATATTTGATCTGACCCACGAAATTCCGGCATTTAATATTTGGGAGGCTGCTTACCGCTTGTCACAAACCGCACAGTATTACCCCGCAGGAACTGTATTTGTATCTGTTTGTGATCCGGGAGTGGGAACCGCAAGACATTCTGTGGTTTTACGCACCAAATCAGAACATTATTTTGTAACTCCCGATAATGGAACTTTGACTTTAATTGCAGAACAATTAGGAATCCAGGAAATTCGTGAAATTGATGAAGTAAAAAACCGTCGACAAAATTCAAATGAATCGTATACCTTCCATGGACGTGATGTATATGCTTTTACCGGAGCACGATTAGCCTCAAAAACGATTGCATTTGAAGAAGTAGGTCCTAAGCTGCCTAATGAAGTGGTGAAAATTGATTATCAGAAACCGGTTTTAGAAAATGGAGTTATTAAAGGAGGTATTCCGGTTTTGGATATTCAGTATGGCAATGTATGGACAAATATCGATAAAAAGACCGCCGAAAATTTAGGCTTGAAAGCAGGAGATGCGGTGAGGGTTAAGGTTTTTAATGGTGCTAAAAAAGTGTACGAAGGAAAACTGAAATTAGTAAATACATTTGGTGAAGCAGCAATTGGTACAGATGTTTGTTACTTCAACAGTCTTTTAAATTTCTCGCTCGCAGTCAATCAGGGGAATTTTTCAGAAAAGTATAAAGTGTATAGCGGAGCCCATTGGAGTATTTTGCTAAGCAGATAA
- a CDS encoding M4 family metallopeptidase: protein MNRKLPKTMASAVVILTFSVSGFAQNTDKRVSQKNVSENGQPSLITFSDKSTYRGTDYNTVFKEQLGLKDNQSFSKIKIESDREGFTHEKFQLYEQGIKVEFANYTLHSKDGKLVSMNGEFYALQNVKTTAKLSSKAAFDRAVAYTGAKQYLWENPQDAAAMNYEKPKGELVLLPAMEEQGETRKSDKVRLAYKFDIYATNPVSRGDLYIDAETGKVLYYNATIKHLGEYSHGNKVKTAKAIHQKEDANTKKAFVAANAATRYSGTQVIQTTLSGASYILADATRGLGINTYNMKKGTSYTAAVNFTDADNNWTAAEYNNTNKDNGALDAHWGAEKTYDYWSTVHGRNSYDNAGAIIKSYVHYSNAYDNAYWNGSVMTYGDGSGTYFDILTAIDVAGHEIGHAVCTYTANLAYQKESGAMNEAFSDIWGACIENAAAPTKSIWLIGEDIERRSGHLSLRSMSDPNSEGQPDTYGGTYWINPNCTPTSSNDYCGVHTNSGVLNHWFYILSVGKSGTNDIGNAYNVTGITIDKAAKIAYRLESVYLTANSTFANARTSGIQSAIDLYGAGSPEVIATTNAFYAVGVGAAYVDSNDTTAPTAPTNLAASGTTGSTTNLTWTASTDNVGVTGYDIYQGTTLKGSSTTTSYTVTGLTALTAYSFSVKAKDGAGNVSTASNVVNVTTTAASLNYCNSQGNSTVDERIGKVVFGTINNTSTGTTGYENYTAISTNAARGTAYTITITPVWTSTIYSEGYAVFIDYNQDGDFTDAGETVWTKATSTASTATGTITIPATATLGTTRLRVSMKYNGIPTSCESFSYGQVEDYSINITASGAIVNQEIAAGLVETNETARFALYPNPVVDELNISLADNTGYTFRITNTLGQQVSSGELSGNPIDVRTLKTGLYVIELNNGTKRIVKKFAKK from the coding sequence ATGAACAGAAAATTACCAAAAACCATGGCATCAGCCGTTGTTATTCTTACATTTTCAGTATCAGGATTTGCCCAAAACACAGACAAACGGGTAAGTCAGAAAAATGTATCAGAAAATGGACAACCAAGCTTAATCACTTTTAGTGATAAATCTACTTACAGAGGAACAGATTACAACACTGTTTTTAAAGAACAATTGGGTTTGAAAGACAACCAGTCCTTTTCTAAAATTAAGATAGAATCTGACAGAGAAGGTTTTACTCATGAAAAATTTCAATTGTACGAACAAGGTATTAAAGTAGAATTTGCCAATTACACCCTACATTCCAAAGACGGAAAATTAGTTTCCATGAACGGAGAGTTTTATGCTCTTCAAAATGTAAAAACAACTGCAAAATTATCCAGTAAAGCGGCTTTCGACAGAGCGGTTGCTTATACAGGAGCAAAACAATATCTATGGGAAAACCCGCAAGATGCTGCAGCAATGAACTATGAGAAGCCAAAAGGCGAATTGGTTTTATTGCCGGCAATGGAAGAACAGGGTGAAACCAGAAAGTCAGATAAGGTGAGACTGGCTTATAAATTTGATATTTATGCCACCAATCCGGTAAGCCGCGGAGATCTTTATATCGACGCAGAAACAGGAAAAGTCCTGTATTATAACGCTACCATAAAACATCTTGGTGAATACAGCCACGGAAATAAAGTAAAAACCGCCAAAGCAATACATCAAAAAGAAGACGCAAATACCAAAAAAGCTTTTGTTGCAGCCAATGCTGCGACACGTTACAGCGGAACGCAGGTGATACAAACCACCTTAAGCGGAGCGTCCTATATACTTGCTGATGCGACAAGAGGTTTAGGAATCAATACTTACAATATGAAAAAGGGAACCAGTTATACCGCTGCCGTAAATTTTACGGATGCTGATAATAACTGGACCGCTGCTGAGTATAACAATACGAACAAAGACAATGGAGCTTTGGATGCGCATTGGGGAGCTGAAAAAACATACGATTACTGGTCAACAGTACATGGAAGAAACAGTTACGACAATGCAGGTGCTATCATAAAAAGCTATGTGCATTACAGCAATGCCTACGATAATGCTTACTGGAATGGTAGTGTAATGACTTATGGTGACGGAAGCGGAACTTATTTTGACATTCTAACAGCAATTGATGTTGCCGGACACGAAATAGGACATGCTGTTTGTACTTATACAGCGAACCTGGCGTATCAAAAAGAATCTGGGGCAATGAACGAGGCGTTCTCTGATATTTGGGGGGCTTGTATTGAAAATGCAGCAGCACCAACAAAATCGATCTGGTTAATTGGTGAAGATATCGAAAGAAGATCAGGACATCTTTCTTTGCGTTCGATGAGTGATCCAAATTCTGAAGGTCAGCCGGACACTTATGGCGGAACCTATTGGATCAATCCAAATTGTACACCAACAAGCAGTAATGATTATTGCGGTGTGCATACCAATTCCGGTGTATTGAACCACTGGTTTTACATTTTGTCTGTGGGTAAATCAGGTACAAATGATATCGGAAATGCCTATAACGTAACAGGGATTACAATTGATAAAGCGGCAAAAATTGCGTACCGTCTGGAAAGCGTGTATTTAACAGCAAATTCTACTTTTGCCAATGCAAGAACTTCAGGAATACAATCGGCTATTGATTTGTATGGTGCCGGTTCACCGGAAGTTATTGCTACCACCAATGCATTTTATGCCGTAGGTGTTGGAGCTGCGTATGTGGACTCAAATGATACAACTGCGCCAACTGCGCCAACAAATCTTGCTGCTTCCGGTACAACGGGGTCAACAACTAATTTGACATGGACCGCTTCAACAGATAATGTAGGGGTTACCGGATATGATATTTACCAGGGAACAACTTTAAAAGGTTCTTCTACTACAACAAGTTATACCGTAACAGGTTTAACAGCATTGACAGCGTATAGCTTTAGTGTAAAAGCCAAAGATGGAGCAGGAAATGTTTCAACAGCAAGTAATGTTGTAAATGTTACGACTACAGCTGCATCTTTAAACTACTGTAATTCTCAGGGGAACAGTACTGTAGACGAGAGAATTGGAAAAGTGGTATTCGGTACCATCAACAACACTTCAACAGGAACAACCGGTTATGAAAACTATACCGCTATTTCTACAAATGCTGCCAGAGGAACAGCTTATACAATAACAATTACTCCGGTTTGGACTTCTACTATTTACAGTGAAGGATATGCTGTTTTTATTGATTACAACCAAGATGGGGATTTTACTGATGCAGGTGAAACAGTTTGGACGAAAGCAACTTCTACAGCGTCTACAGCTACAGGAACCATTACAATTCCGGCTACAGCAACACTGGGTACAACAAGACTTAGAGTTTCTATGAAATACAACGGAATACCAACTTCTTGTGAGTCATTTTCTTATGGACAAGTAGAAGATTATTCGATCAATATCACAGCTTCAGGAGCTATTGTAAATCAGGAAATTGCAGCAGGATTAGTTGAAACTAATGAAACAGCAAGATTTGCATTGTATCCAAATCCGGTTGTTGATGAATTAAATATTTCATTGGCAGATAATACAGGATATACTTTCAGAATTACAAATACATTAGGTCAGCAAGTGAGTTCAGGAGAGCTTTCAGGAAATCCTATTGATGTGAGAACTTTAAAAACAGGACTTTATGTTATCGAGTTGAATAATGGTACTAAAAGAATCGTTAAGAAATTCGCCAAAAAATAA
- a CDS encoding CoA transferase subunit B — protein MLTKEDIARRIAKEVKDRYFVNLGIGIPTLVANYVREDIAVEFQSENGVLGMGPFPFAGEEDADIINAGKQTITTLPGASFFDSAFSFGMIRSQKVDLTILGAMEVSENGDIANWKIPGKMVKGMGGAMDLVASAENIIVAMMHVNKAGESKILKKCSLPLTGVGCVKKVVTELAVLEVTDKGFKLLERAPGVSVEHIIASTEADLIIEGEIPEMDIR, from the coding sequence ATGTTGACAAAAGAAGATATTGCAAGACGTATTGCAAAAGAAGTAAAAGACCGCTATTTTGTGAACCTTGGAATTGGTATTCCAACTCTGGTAGCAAATTATGTTAGAGAAGATATTGCTGTGGAGTTTCAAAGCGAGAACGGTGTTCTTGGTATGGGGCCTTTCCCTTTTGCGGGAGAAGAAGATGCAGATATTATCAATGCCGGAAAGCAAACTATCACAACACTTCCGGGAGCCAGTTTCTTTGATTCGGCTTTTAGTTTTGGAATGATTCGAAGCCAAAAGGTAGATTTGACCATTTTAGGTGCCATGGAGGTTTCTGAAAATGGTGATATTGCCAATTGGAAAATTCCGGGTAAGATGGTAAAAGGTATGGGCGGAGCAATGGATTTGGTAGCTTCTGCCGAAAATATTATTGTTGCCATGATGCACGTTAATAAAGCAGGTGAATCAAAAATACTAAAAAAATGCTCCTTACCCTTAACTGGTGTGGGCTGCGTTAAAAAAGTAGTCACCGAGCTTGCGGTTCTGGAAGTAACCGATAAAGGTTTTAAGCTTTTAGAAAGAGCACCGGGTGTATCTGTCGAGCACATCATCGCATCAACCGAAGCTGATTTGATCATTGAAGGTGAAATTCCGGAAATGGATATCAGATAA
- a CDS encoding CoA transferase subunit A produces the protein MITKKVNNVQEAIEGIESGMTIMFGGFGLCGIPENTIAALVNTSISDLTCISNNAGVDDFGLGLLLQKKQIKKMISSYVGENAEFERQMLSGELEVELTPQGTLAERCRAAQAGIPAFFTPAGYGTEVAEGKEVREFNGKMHIMEQAFKAEFAIVKAWKGDEAGNLIFKGTARNFNACMAGAGKITIAEVEELVPVGTLDPNQIHIPGIMVQRIFQGEKFEKRIEQRTVRQRA, from the coding sequence ATGATTACAAAAAAAGTAAATAACGTTCAGGAAGCTATCGAAGGAATTGAAAGCGGAATGACTATAATGTTCGGAGGTTTCGGTTTATGCGGAATTCCTGAAAATACAATTGCAGCACTGGTAAATACTTCCATTTCAGATTTAACCTGTATTTCAAATAATGCAGGAGTGGATGATTTTGGTTTGGGATTGCTTTTGCAAAAGAAGCAAATTAAAAAAATGATTTCCTCTTATGTGGGGGAGAATGCCGAGTTTGAGCGTCAGATGCTTTCAGGAGAACTGGAAGTCGAATTGACTCCGCAAGGTACTTTAGCCGAACGCTGTCGTGCAGCACAAGCCGGAATTCCTGCGTTCTTTACACCTGCAGGTTACGGAACTGAAGTTGCCGAAGGCAAAGAAGTACGTGAGTTCAATGGAAAAATGCACATCATGGAACAGGCTTTCAAAGCGGAGTTTGCTATTGTTAAAGCTTGGAAAGGTGACGAAGCAGGAAACCTGATTTTTAAGGGAACAGCCAGAAATTTCAACGCCTGTATGGCAGGTGCGGGTAAAATTACCATCGCCGAAGTGGAAGAATTAGTTCCGGTAGGAACATTAGATCCAAATCAAATACACATTCCGGGAATTATGGTGCAGCGTATCTTTCAGGGAGAAAAGTTTGAGAAAAGAATCGAGCAGAGAACGGTAAGACAACGAGCATAA